CCCGCAGTATGAGCTGTGGCCCGAGGAACCGGAGCATCGGGCCGCCCGAGGTAGGCAGCCGGATCCCTATGTCGAGATAGGGCCAGGGAAATTCGACAAAAGACCGGGAACCGCCCGAATCCAGGCCGTTCTTTCGGGGATAATATGGGTGGCTTGAGACGCCCTCGAGGGCGCTATCTGTCTTATTGAAGAGGGAGTTCCGGTTCACCGAGGAATCGTATTTAAATCCCATGTCCTCCAGCGCGTCCAGCATCCAGCCCGATACCAGGGCATTCGGCGCACGGTAGCCGACGATACTCTTCCCGCAGGTCCTTTCTAAGATATCCCGGGACCTCAGGGTCCGGGACCTGAACTCGTCGAGGCCAATGGCCGGGGCCTTAGTCCGGGGGTCGATATTACAGGCGTGGTGCAGCCCGTGGCAGGCGATCTCATGGCCCTGCGCTACGATAGATTCGACCAGACCGGGGTAGTGTTCGACGACGTCGCCAACGACAAAAAACGTGGCCTCAATGCCGAACTCTTCCAATAGATCGAGGACGCGACC
Above is a window of Methanocella sp. DNA encoding:
- a CDS encoding polysaccharide deacetylase family protein; the protein is MIRSRPQGALLLEEPSISITVDVEDWYHIPSVTGSPFSTYKDMDDFFEKWPEKYDYLTEPTGRVLDLLEEFGIEATFFVVGDVVEHYPGLVESIVAQGHEIACHGLHHACNIDPRTKAPAIGLDEFRSRTLRSRDILERTCGKSIVGYRAPNALVSGWMLDALEDMGFKYDSSVNRNSLFNKTDSALEGVSSHPYYPRKNGLDSGGSRSFVEFPWPYLDIGIRLPTSGGPMLRFLGPQLILRGLKQSMRRGHTIFYFHPIDISNSSFPRVGKGRPFYWTIHGEKVEKSLRLILKELKSVKKMTLKDALVSFDES